The following proteins are encoded in a genomic region of Heliangelus exortis chromosome 7, bHelExo1.hap1, whole genome shotgun sequence:
- the VSIR gene encoding V-type immunoglobulin domain-containing suppressor of T-cell activation isoform X2 — protein MEAVSLQPGLLLAILCLLASHGGPSAFLITTPYSLYVCPEGQNVTLTCRISGPLADHHDLLYKTWYFSSNGDQSCSEKKHIRNVTDKELHHDPGRHHEPVGNGTQKSPFGGHHGVEFVPDHHGAFHIVVMNLTLQDSGNYCCYAVEARREHGKPQTLQVAHGFVELQIQQGRGGLQNCTFHTATSKDITAAALATGACIVGILCLPLILLLIYKQRQAVSSRCAHELVRMERAQGIENPVFEAVPSEPQPRPQLSYMASRLPSESGRHLLSEPSTPLSPPGPGESFFPTLDPVPDSPNSLKA, from the exons GAGGCCCATCAGCTTTCCTCATCACCACCCCCTACTCGCTCTACGTCTGCCCAGAGGGCCAGAATGTCACCCTGACCTGCCGGATCAGTGGTCCCCTTGCTGACCACCATGACCTACTCTACAAAACCTGGTACTTCAGCAGCAATGGTGACCAGAGTTGCTCTGAGAAGAAGCACATCCGCAATGTCACTGACAAGGAGCTGCACCATGACCCAGGCAGGCACCACGAGCCAGTGGGCAACGGTACCCAAAAATCTCCTTTTGGGGGGCATCATGGGGTGGAGTTTGTCCCTGACCACCATGGTGCCTTCCACATCGTGGTGATGAACCTGACACTGCAGGACAGTGGGAATTACTGCTGCTATGCAGTGGAAGCCAGGAGGGAGCATGGCAAGCCACAAACCCTGCAAGTTGCCCATGGATTCGTGGAGCTGCAGATCCAGCAAG gCAGAGGAGGGCTTCAAAActgcacatttcacactgccaCCAGCAAAG ATAtcacagctgctgccctggcgACGGGCGCCTGCATCGTTGGCATCCTCTGCCtgcccctcatcctcctcctcatctaTAAGCAGAGACAagctgtcagcagcagat GTGCCCATGAGCTCGTCAGGATGGAGAG agcccagggcatCGAAAACCCTGTCTTTGAGGCAGTCCCCTCGGAGCCACAGCCCCGACCCCAGCTCTCCTACATGGCCAGCCGGCTGCCCTCCGAGTCGGGCCGGCACCTTCTCTCCGAGCCCAGCACACCCCTGTccccccccggccccggggAAAGCTTCTTCCCCACGCTGG ATCCTGTTCCTGACTCACCAAATTCCTTGAAAGCCTAA
- the VSIR gene encoding V-type immunoglobulin domain-containing suppressor of T-cell activation isoform X1: protein MEAVSLQPGLLLAILCLLASHGGPSAFLITTPYSLYVCPEGQNVTLTCRISGPLADHHDLLYKTWYFSSNGDQSCSEKKHIRNVTDKELHHDPGRHHEPVGNGTQKSPFGGHHGVEFVPDHHGAFHIVVMNLTLQDSGNYCCYAVEARREHGKPQTLQVAHGFVELQIQQGRGGLQNCTFHTATSKDITAAALATGACIVGILCLPLILLLIYKQRQAVSSRCAHELVRMESRAQGIENPVFEAVPSEPQPRPQLSYMASRLPSESGRHLLSEPSTPLSPPGPGESFFPTLDPVPDSPNSLKA, encoded by the exons GAGGCCCATCAGCTTTCCTCATCACCACCCCCTACTCGCTCTACGTCTGCCCAGAGGGCCAGAATGTCACCCTGACCTGCCGGATCAGTGGTCCCCTTGCTGACCACCATGACCTACTCTACAAAACCTGGTACTTCAGCAGCAATGGTGACCAGAGTTGCTCTGAGAAGAAGCACATCCGCAATGTCACTGACAAGGAGCTGCACCATGACCCAGGCAGGCACCACGAGCCAGTGGGCAACGGTACCCAAAAATCTCCTTTTGGGGGGCATCATGGGGTGGAGTTTGTCCCTGACCACCATGGTGCCTTCCACATCGTGGTGATGAACCTGACACTGCAGGACAGTGGGAATTACTGCTGCTATGCAGTGGAAGCCAGGAGGGAGCATGGCAAGCCACAAACCCTGCAAGTTGCCCATGGATTCGTGGAGCTGCAGATCCAGCAAG gCAGAGGAGGGCTTCAAAActgcacatttcacactgccaCCAGCAAAG ATAtcacagctgctgccctggcgACGGGCGCCTGCATCGTTGGCATCCTCTGCCtgcccctcatcctcctcctcatctaTAAGCAGAGACAagctgtcagcagcagat GTGCCCATGAGCTCGTCAGGATGGAGAG cagagcccagggcatCGAAAACCCTGTCTTTGAGGCAGTCCCCTCGGAGCCACAGCCCCGACCCCAGCTCTCCTACATGGCCAGCCGGCTGCCCTCCGAGTCGGGCCGGCACCTTCTCTCCGAGCCCAGCACACCCCTGTccccccccggccccggggAAAGCTTCTTCCCCACGCTGG ATCCTGTTCCTGACTCACCAAATTCCTTGAAAGCCTAA